tttttcttctttctttctctctctcaacaataTCTTATATTGCAGTTAAGCATCAAGTCCCGGATCACCTTAAGGCATATTCCTAGCAAAGCTTAGTGCATATTTGTTCTCAAATAAATACCTATTACCATTAGGAAAGCCGATAGGGAATTTTCTTTCCCTGAGAATAATTTCGGTTCaaaagtataaaattttaaaaaggatagAATAATTAATATTCTCGAGTCACCTTGGAAATTCTATTCGTTTGTAGGTGATTAATGTGTAGACAAAAATTATGTTCATGATCCATGAGTGGATAGATTAAGCCGTTGAAAGATGAGATGGATAGAGAGTGGTTTGGTTGGAATTTTAGTCTAAAAGACAATGGATTGGTTGAGATGTTGAAAATGAGATTGATAGTCAGAAGGAGAGAATAATGAGCTGAGATGTAGTTGATGGAAGATGAAAAAGAGAGGATGAGAATATCTAGGAAGAGGACTTTTAGAGCAGTATAGTTGGTATGGAGAGAATGATGATGTGAGATGCGATTCAGCTAAGgtgaaaaaaagattaaaagagaGGATAAGAATATCTAGGAAGAGGTTTTTGGAGTGGTATAACTGGCatttaaatgcatttttaattaagagaaaaatgagaattttatGTAGGTTAAAAGAGTCATTTCAATTCTACTGTCTAGGGTGTTAGATTATGTATGGTGGCGTAACAAACcactctcttttcttttctcttttttagaaattgattacttatttttaaaaataaaaaatcctcttttatatgtaatataaaatgcaaaaaaaggaaaatactcATATCACCATATTTACCAGTATTTTTAAGTACTTTactgttttatttttgatatttgatttttgatttttatatatatatctaaagtGATCCAAAGTGATGTATGTAGCATCATTGTCCAAATTGTCTAAtctcaaaatttattgaatttttctttttcatatttgttatataatttttgaaaaaataaaattagaactacaaaatatttaatatttaaattaaaaactgtCACTCAACTAATTTacatttgattatttgaaaaatccTACCATTTAgcaatgaaattattattttttttgaaaatatttaggatttttttgttacaaaaatttactaaaattattgaaaattttctagtgaattttttatcaattttttttttattcttttaaaagttcctttagattattattattatttttataaatttgatatatatatatatatatatatatatatatattttttttttttctttctttcataaatatatttgaaatgaCTTAATATGTTGAGTGATAataaaatgtatattacaatccATAATTTTGCTACTTCccccaaacaaaaaattttctgACTTCACAATGTTGTAGTTTGGAAACTACTAAAATGAGAGTGGGGTCAATTGTCTAACGCTTCATGTCAAAAAATGCTTCTTAGccatcaacaaaaaaaatttctgaTGTCGCCATTGGTAGCTTggaaacttttaaaataagagtGTTTCTAataattcatgtaaaaaaacAGCTCTTGATTGTCAAATAGTTTATGAAAATTTGACAAATTAGCAATTTAATGATACAAAATATCGCAATAAGTCACACCATCtacttatcaaaaatattataagatatcataattgaaacaaacactcttttaatttccaataaaagtaaaaataaaagatagatcaattttttttttattgaacttGTAAAAAATTCTATTCATATCACGGCTTaactgttttcatttttttccttattttcttcttattctttcaatatttttgcatatcttttaataattttattcatatttttatgggTAGTTTCTATGGGTGGTTAgttgtctttcttttttattcttttaaaaaatttttatattgtgAAATAGTTGACAAGGGTTTgtcaaatttttagttttatttaaatagtGACTAGTTTAATCAAACTATATGATAATActaaattatatgatttttttcttgtttgaggTATTATGGTTATTGTAACTAGTGCTGTAATTAGTACTCCACTACTTCACATAATAATCACATGGataatatttcaagaaaattgatgttttttaatttttaacagttttaaattattaaatgggattattttaatataatattaagtcGTACAAAGTCTGCTAtgttactatttaatttttttcaaaatcacatgcgattattaataaaaagttttccttttggttttaatagcattttaattttgaatttacgATAATAAAGTAAACTCTTTGTCATATAGATATTTAGAATGAAAATCAATTGgcaaatataatttattcatttataatttatatggcatattaataatatattattatgattattaatttgACATAATATATTAATAGTAGAGAAGTTTAGCACAAAGTGGAGaccaaacaataaaaattaaaattcaattaaaaatttaaaatatattaataagctAGCaagatttttattagttttttttatgaagaaaaggaataaaaatcatttatctgataattttattataaacacATAGGTTAGGATACGATAAGATAAGATATATATGTTAGAATATTATATCCCATTGGATAAGAAATACACATAGGCTAGCAGGAAAGGATAagataagatatatatatatatatatagattaggatattatatcccattgaatAAGAAATACGCATCTTAGGATATGATTtctaatgagatatgatatattTGAATATGCATAtgaacatgatattttaaggtaGCATAtctaatgagatatgttatgttatattatgtttatatttaatttgtgaaatgaataaaaaataatatgaaatatatattattttcaatatttaaaataaaaattatataacatttcaatattttctattttaaaaaatgatttttaaaatatatatcatttcaatattttctatttgaaattaaaattatataacatttcaatattcatgattaaaatatttaaacttcacaaataattttttttatatgatgttatttaatatataaaaataatttgtcatatattaatattgttttataaatattttttttttagtttttcttttttaaccataaatttaatttataataaaaaagaattattttgcaaaataagtatatatataaaaaaacaattgataaaaaataaatttatgatacatattATAGAAGGGATAAAAAAAGAGGATGAATAATATATCTCACTACTTATCTTATCTATGTTTGGTTGAACATAGAATATGATAGCTTATTTTATCCcatcaccaaccaaacatgggataagATATAATATCCTCTCTTTTATCCTATCTCATGTTATATCCACACCAACTAAATAATGacccatataaaaataattataaaataggaatcctttaaaaataatttaagtttcatGTAGTCAGCGGttaaaggtagtacctaaatgGTCAAAGTTTGTACCTTTGACCAAAAAGTGCATGaaatcctaattatttttaaataaatgtttggaatttgtattttataaattttgagtttctattttgtgattttttttatacgaGTACatgaaaacacacttttcccAAAAACTTTTAAGGAATTAACTCTTTTATCAAAATCCCCTAACTATCATCATAATATCTATCTATCAATACCGTCctttaaatatatcttttaaatattttgaacaaTTCATTTCCTTCTTATCAATCTCTCAAGATTTGAACTTTAGTGTTTGTTACAATTATTTACTCTATCCAATGCAGAATTCATGGTGTACAGACTGCATGAAGGATTCAGCACAATAAGAGCGGAGCTTATGTTTGTAgtagtaatttaattaaaagaaattctgACTTAAGAAAGAGTTTAAgatggaaataaaaaagatgtTGCTTTTCGTGAAGGCTCTTTCTTAGCTTACGCATGAAGTGGTTTTACGGTGAaactgttttatttttaagttgttttatgtttaaGGGAACTTTCATTATACCAAGATTACGCCCTTGAATTATGCCAGTCCTCACTACATGTAGAGGAAATCATTAgggaataaataataattcttgAAAGGGCTCAGACATAATTTTGACCTAAGTGAGAATATGGTGTAGTAAAACTCAGGTAGGAGGAAACACCAAAACCATCATGGCCAACAAGCTTGTCTATGGCATATTAAGGTAAATAGAATGAGAGTATCAGGAGCGTCTCCTTTACTCTCTCAAAATGATCCTGTCAAAAGTGACTACATAAAATCATTCTAATCCTAAAATCTTTTACCAAACATTTCATTTTATACACATGGATTGTGTCTCTCAGAATTCTGCTTACACTAAAATTTTAGTAGCTTTAGTTGACATTTACATTAATCAAGAATTATAAGGAGACTGGTGAGTTCCTTTTGATTGGTGTCTTAGATCTTTCAAACATCTTAACTAAGTGGGGGGCAACGGAGTTAGACTCCTCAGCATATATGGTTCAAAAGACACATCTTTAGTAATTGTATCACATTGGAATTGCAGCCAGTTTGAATTACCAAGTTCTATGATagttaaattattattcaaatagaATTCTTAGGCAAGTTAATTCCAGATATCTCACTTTTTTCAGCCAAATGTActcttaattttgttaatttcaaCATAGAATCCTTTCCCGCAAGTAGAGGATGCAGTGAGTCATTATCCAATAGAAGAGAAGTTAAACCAATGGATGATAGTGGTTCATGCAGGGGATCTCTtctcaataagttatttttagatttaaagtcaataagttatttttgtatgttacttcaaattcattttacttattttaaattttatatataaagattaaataatttaaaaatatataagcttctaactaattttagttgtatttgattttgtttggtattttttataggacaacaaaacatgagaaaattattttgcttagcattttttttccttagtgcattttgagaatcaaacataacattGGTCGACTACTTTTAGTCTGAATTGTGATTTTAGCtccttatttgttttaattgatttttaaggaGAGACTAAGTATCGGTTTGAGGTTTTGTTGCCTTTGATGCTCTTGTATACTTCCTTTATAAATACATTGTACCCTTTtttgttagggtttttttttcattttttgtttaatagaaTTTTAGTTTGCCTACCAAGAGCAGGTTgattagtaattttaaaaaggtatGGCAGTTCTAGCAACTGAAGCCTATATATGATTGATACAGGTTGTCCATAAGCAGGTCAGCCGAACCTTATAACACAAGGAGCAAtatgaaaaataccaaaaaagaaaGGTTCCATGACATGGAATGGAAACATATTTGGATTGTAACAAGTAGCCAAGAGCCTGAAGGGAGGACTTAACACTGGAAACACAAGTTTAGGAATATGTGCCAAAAAAACTGCTGATTGGGGCTCCAAAATATGAAGGGTTTTCAGGGAAAGATGAATTAAAGGACTTGAGAGTAGTGGTACCTGGATGCAATATCAAAACATATGgttgttatttaaaataacaCCAAAATTATTCAAAACGTATGGAGTCAAAATTAAAAGATGCTAGAACAGAGTAGCTAAGAAAAcctgaaaatagaaaactaaattAAACCACATGCGCAAGCTGTAACAAGGGCTGCTGAACAGGGGatctatttataataaataaaatcgaTGGAGAGATttgaaaaattctgaaaaagaGTTGCAAAACAAAGTAGATACACTGGCAAACTCACATGCACATGTGCACACAGGCACAAAACGGTAGCTGAACACATCTTCAATACGTTATTGAAAGTGAACAGAATTGTGCCTCgaaaacataaatattataCAAGCTCAAATGAAAAGCTGAATGGTACTTAAAACATTGGGGGACAAATGCTTAAAATCCTGTAACTCCCAGGCTTCAGCAATAGGGTATCCATTCAGTTTCCTAGTTTATCTTCTTGAAATGATCTATGAAATTAAGAGATTGCTGATGATGCCAAATAAGTTTCCTCATATTTAGATTAAATTGCATGCTCATTCGGAATCCTTTTGCCAGtgataattgagaaaaaaaccTGTTGCCTGCAAGAGGACTTCTTAACATTACTTTTGAGGGTGATCAATCAGTCTATGTAGCACTCACTTGCTCTATCCATCAAGATTTTATTACCAAACCTGTTATCATGTTATGGATTGTTTAGTACTTATATTTCTTTCCAAGTTTGATATACATATGGACCACATGATAATTTACTGTTTCTTAGATCATGATTTATCTCTGATCTCTATCTCCCTCCCTCTTTATTTGTGTATGCCTCTGGGTTTATGTTATTGATTGATTAATAATCATTGTCTTGCAAAGTTGTTTGATATACAGATGAATCTCATATAATTTACTACTGATCGACTGGTGAATTTTCTCAAGTCATGTGCTATCTCTGGTCTCTACCTCCTCCATCCCTCTCTATGTGTGTGTCTGGCTGTTGTGTGTGTGCGCTTGGGGAGGGTGGGGGGAGATTGGGAGTGTGGTGTTGGTTGTTGTTGGTTTGGGGGTTTGGTTTTGGAGGGAGGGGAGTTGGGATGGAGGTGTTACAATCTCAGTGAAATCATTGATCTTCATGtatgttgtttttcttattcACATATATGCTGTCTATGTTCTCATTAAGATGATacctttgattttatttgaaggCATTGGAGACAGCAGAAGTAGATGAATTGGTGTTGGgaaattggaaatctcaaggTACCACAAGTGGCATGTCAGTGCTTGATGATTATGAAGTACTTTTCCCAATGGTTCAGGTTGGAACTCATCTCTCTAAGTGGATCACCGTAAAAAACCCAAGCCAACAACCAGTTGTAATGCAGCTCATTCTGAACTCAGGAGTAATAATTGATGAGTGCAGGGGCCCAGATGGATTATTACAACCCCCTTCACCCACTGAATCTATTACACCGACAAGGTATGGATTCTCCATAGCTGAGAGTGCACTAACAGAGGCCTTTGTCCACCCTTATGGAAAAGCGTCTTTTGGGCCAATTTTCTTTCACCCTTCAAATCGATGTGGATGGAGAAGTTCAGCCCTGATAAGGAACAATCTTTCAGGTGTGGAGTGGTTATCGTTGCGTGGATTTGGAGGGTCACTTTCCCTAGTGCTGCTTGAGGGGTCTGAGCCTGTTCAGAGCTTAGAATTCAACCTCAACTTGCCAAATGCTTTCAATAGCTCTCCTCTGGACATATCTTTTGATGTGGAAGACACGACTTATTCCTGCTCTCAGCCACTGTCCAAAGAACTGTATGCAAAGAACACGGGGGATCTGCCAGTGGAGGTGAGAAGGATTGAAATTTCAGGGACGGAGTGTGGATTGGATGGGTTTAGGGTACATAATTGTAAAGGTTTTGCTCTTGAGCCAGGGGAgtccacaaagcttctgatatCATACCAGACAGATTTTTCTGCAGCAATGTTACACAGGGATCTGGAACTGGCCTTGACTACTGGTATTCTTGTAATACCGATGAAGGCAACTCTCCCTACATACATGTTGAATCTTTGTAAAAAATCAGTGTTCTGGATGCGAGTGAAGTTCTCTGTGTTTCTTCTTGCTGCTGTCTTAATATTCCTGGTGTTCCTTTGCATCTTTCCGCAAGTAATGGGTTTGGGATCCCATGATTACTTGTTTAAGGCTGAGAGTTCTATTGCCACTTTAAGGAGAGCAGGAAAATCTTCTGTGCACCGTAACCAGAAAAACATGAAGGTTTCAGTATCCCATGAAGTGGATGGTTTGTTGAGATCAGTGGGGGAAACTGACACCTTGATGTTGGGTTCCAGTGGTGCAGATCCTGATGTTCAGGATGTGCAGCCAGAACAGGGGGTGACTTCTCAATATGACAAAACAAATATGGGacataaaaaacaaactaaTGGTTTGTTGGAGATTCAAAAGGAAAGATTATTGCCTTCCTCTTTGCTATCGAAGTCTGTGGCAGTTAAGAGCTCTGATTTTCTAGAAGCATCACAACCTGGGAAACTCACAGTTAGGATTGGAAAAGAGAAGGGTCGAAGGCAAAGGAAGAAGAAGGGTGCTGGTGCAGGAGTGACAGGACTGCTTGAAGTTTCAAGTAGTCAAAGTGGAAACTCTACTCCTTCATCACCTTTGTCCCCGGTTGGTTCTTTCACACCCAAACGAGTGTGGTCACTCTCCCCTGATGTAGACCAATCCATTGAAGCTAGGAATCCATTTACTCTAGAAGCACACCAACGCTGTGAGAAGGATCAAGTTGTTGAACCTGTTACTAAGGCAAACATATTCAGCCCTAAGGTTTCTGCAAGGTACTGCAATAACAATTGTATTTTTCCTAATCAGGAGCAGCATACTGGGGTTAGAAAAGCAGCTAGTAAACCTGTTCTGCAGCCTTCTGCAACTTTTCCTTGTGCTGTTAGGCCGTCCACCAGTTTACAGTGCCCTTCTCATGTTTTGGCTTCATCATCTGCAATTGCTCTGCATGCTCGAGCTCCTGGATCCAACCTCTACAGCCAGAAAAAAATTCAAGCAAAGGAAAAGTCAGGCTGTGAGGATAAATTCAGATATGATATCTGGGCTGACCATTTTTCTGCTATCCATTTAAATGGATCAACAGAGGTATCTGCCATGACTACCAGTGCTACAAAAAGTGATTCTGATAGCTTCTTTGTAAGGGGTCCACAAACCCTCATGACAAAGTCTCAACCAAAATCCGTAAGTTGCTCTCTACAAGAGGGTTAATGATAAATaaccaaattattattatattttggtGTCTCTCTCTTTCATGCATGGTCTATCTCTTACATATAAGGGGTCTCTCACATATAAGAACATCACATGCTCCATCTCACCCAATTATATCCATTAACTCAATTGGACCGTACTTGATGAATAAGCCTCTgccataaaatgaaaaacaaaagacTTAAGTCTCTTAATTACTAAATGTTATCTTGGAAAGGAAGTTTCCTCCCATACCTGACAAACCAATGTGAGAATATCGACTGATCAACTGTTTTtcgaattttcaaaatttctaccCCTTTTTAACACCTATAGGGTCTGCACAAAGGGAAAAAGTTCCCAAGGAAATGGTACTGTAAACCACTAAGAAAATGTTGACAGACGGATAAAGATGCAGCTTCTCCAACAGGGTAAGTATACTCCTACTTGAAATCACAGTAGCgtaatattcaatatttttattttgattgctTTCAGAAACCCTTATCAGTTATTGCATATCATTTGTGGTTAGAGTGCATTGTCTTCTcttttaaagtgaaaaaaaaaaagagccaaACAACTTGTATTATACAAATGGAATTTAGTTCCCTATTGTTCagagatttaaagttaaaaatctCTGATGGTTATGGTATGTGTTTTCTAATatagtattttcttttataaatagttGCATAACTTATCAAGCAATTGCCTTGTTTTGCTACGTGTCTTGTGTCTTTTAAGATTTGTGGGTCAAAAGGTAACCATGCATTTAATTTAACCAGTATCTCTGTGTGGTTAAATTTGTTGCATGTCAAGTTTCCTTCCGTTTGTTTATGTAATTGTGATATTAAGTTGAGGTTCATCTTTGTTTGGAGCCATGCCTGGAGCTGAATTTGTATTACCTATTGTACATTCTTGGGTTAGGCACTATGGATTCAGTCTGCTGCTTGCTTATGAAAAGAGTGCTATCAAATTCTGGATATTTGAATAGCTTTGCATATGTAGAACTGCCAAATTTTAATTAGGGGTGGTGTTTCTACCCAGAACCTAAATTCTCATAAGTAGGATTGTCCAAGGAAGAAAATTTTCCGGGCTGTGGTTGGATTAGCATAGAACTTTGCTTGCACCAAATTATTCTCTCTAGTATGCAGCTAAGTACACATCCCAATAGTGTAAGTCTCTCATCTTATTGGTTTTAAAACCTTCTGCTTTCAGATTTTGGATTTGTCATCTCTTTATTCATTGATTTAGGGCTTTGCTGATGCCAAAGATATTGCAACATGTTTTTTGCTGTGCATATCACCCTTTTGGTTGAGGGTTGATTTGGTCTTGGTTTGCTTTGCTCATCACCACCTCCAGCTCTTGTTGGTTGAGGGTTTGAGATGTGTTGGCGGTGCTTGAGAGGAAAGAGATATGTCAGGATGGCTAGTACTAAAAAGGATGGAGGAAGAAAGCTAAAACAGCTGGGCTGACTCTAGGAGTTTGTGGTCAGGAACCGATCAATAACCTGGCTGCAGCTAGAGAATCCTGGCCTGCACCATACAGAACAATTTCTATCTTTAATTCAAATTTCTGGTTATTTGCAGAGCTGTATTAGTAGTAAGTATAAATAGGTGTATAGATTAGGGGTGATAATTCGTGTTAGTGGGTTGTGTTTGTGCTGTGTCAGAACTTAGACATTCTAATAACTAATTCAGCCCAAACCCGACACAAATAATAATTGTGTAGAAAACATAAACTCAAATACTACATTATTATTAAACAGGTAACATATCGtgtaactcatttaataatcaagttgaGCTAGGTTTTATATGTTTCTATAGGATTAATGttttaatcaaatatgtttATGACTCAAttgatctatttatttaaaaacaaatttaaaatgagtcaaaaatgggttaaaaatataattatgttaaTAGTGtgattattaaatgggttaatCGAGGTTAACTTTGTGCATAGTTGACCCCAAAATTACCTATTTATTAAACCGGTATATAGATCGACACAAATTTGATTCAAACCCGCAAAAAATTTGTTAGGTTTTTGTTGTGTTAATGAATTGTATCAAGTTTTACCACTCCTAGATGAATATTCAAAGActagttattttcattttgaatcctcacattggtttttttttttttttcatatatatataaatatatacatatatttatgctagaaaaataatttcattacaAGAATCGAGCTTTCAATTAGAAATATTCTTATCTTACTCTTTTGATTATAAAAAGGGTATTTTGAGGAATTTGTTATGCGGGGTCTTGCCTTCTCGTCAACTAAGCTTCAGATTGATCCATTGCCCATCTTCGATTTTAGTTAAGGAAAACATGACTATCTGGAGTTGATCCATTGCCCTTCTCGTCACCTTGACATTTGGAGTTCATTTTGATTCATGCAATCCATAAATATTCTTGCTGCTTGTAAATTGAAGCACTAAAAAGTGGAGAACAAATGCCATCTATTGTTCGAGA
Above is a genomic segment from Vitis riparia cultivar Riparia Gloire de Montpellier isolate 1030 chromosome 7, EGFV_Vit.rip_1.0, whole genome shotgun sequence containing:
- the LOC117918366 gene encoding uncharacterized protein LOC117918366 isoform X3 gives rise to the protein MLNKNSEMKSSSSFDGSSLPQVEISPPLLDWGQKYLYLPSVAFITVENTCNDSILHVYEPFSTDIQFYPCNFSEVFLGPGEVASICFVFLPRWLGVSSAHLILQTSSGGFLVQAKGFAVESPYGIRPLIGLDVFSNGRWSQNLSLYNPFDENLYVQEVTAWISVSVGNASHSTEAICSLENLHGSDEHTILSVEDGLDVTSGHVGTPLMAMKPHRNWEISPHSTDTIIEMDFSYDSRGKIFGALCMQLLRPSQDKADILMFPLEADLDGKATYDDVTGPISVSLESLGPCDASRNLAVAISLRNSASHLLSVVKISEVADEKIFQIKYMEGLILFPGTVTQVAVVIYSYLPVESHDSSTEWPSINMNCRLLILINDSSSPQVEIPCQDIIHICSRHQLDAFNGYRHQSEKAKSGTLRAGSLGNGMQTASQIKALETAEVDELVLGNWKSQGTTSGMSVLDDYEVLFPMVQVGTHLSKWITVKNPSQQPVVMQLILNSGVIIDECRGPDGLLQPPSPTESITPTRYGFSIAESALTEAFVHPYGKASFGPIFFHPSNRCGWRSSALIRNNLSGVEWLSLRGFGGSLSLVLLEGSEPVQSLEFNLNLPNAFNSSPLDISFDVEDTTYSCSQPLSKELYAKNTGDLPVEVRRIEISGTECGLDGFRVHNCKGFALEPGESTKLLISYQTDFSAAMLHRDLELALTTGILVIPMKATLPTYMLNLCKKSVFWMRVKFSVFLLAAVLIFLVFLCIFPQVMGLGSHDYLFKAESSIATLRRAGKSSVHRNQKNMKVSVSHEVDGLLRSVGETDTLMLGSSGADPDVQDVQPEQGVTSQYDKTNMGHKKQTNGLLEIQKERLLPSSLLSKSVAVKSSDFLEASQPGKLTVRIGKEKGRRQRKKKGAGAGVTGLLEVSSSQSGNSTPSSPLSPVGSFTPKRVWSLSPDVDQSIEARNPFTLEAHQRCEKDQVVEPVTKANIFSPKVSARYCNNNCIFPNQEQHTGVRKAASKPVLQPSATFPCAVRPSTSLQCPSHVLASSSAIALHARAPGSNLYSQKKIQAKEKSGCEDKFRYDIWADHFSAIHLNGSTEVSAMTTSATKSDSDSFFVRGPQTLMTKSQPKSVSCSLQEG
- the LOC117918366 gene encoding uncharacterized protein LOC117918366 isoform X2; this encodes MELETIALRAQQQLAIFYRGLFCPAQTLHVIVVVLCTLFCIALCGPCPMNGMQKQVEYDACGSYTDNYDPDSQDIFVGDISSDTVLGNPLMHLSLENVCANSHLFCFPSTLPGFLTEEHRLTEAVLEVSRSPDAKLPVGSAVPSKQASNLSWSSDYGMFKLLNGRTVSCSLNYREGVHVMPSLQTRSANQNDLSSCRGPLRNQKSTSSMLNKNSEMKSSSSFDGSSLPQVEISPPLLDWGQKYLYLPSVAFITVENTCNDSILHVYEPFSTDIQFYPCNFSEVFLGPGEVASICFVFLPRWLGVSSAHLILQTSSGGFLVQAKGFAVESPYGIRPLIGLDVFSNGRWSQNLSLYNPFDENLYVQEVTAWISVSVGNASHSTEAICSLENLHGSDEHTILSVEDGLDVTSGHVGTPLMAMKPHRNWEISPHSTDTIIEMDFSYDSRGKIFGALCMQLLRPSQDKADILMFPLEADLDGKATYDDVTGPISVSLESLGPCDASRNLAVAISLRNSASHLLSVVKISEVADEKIFQIKYMEGLILFPGTVTQVAVVIYSYLPVESHDSSTEWPSINMNCRLLILINDSSSPQVEIPCQDIIHICSRHQLDAFNGYRHQSEKAKSGTLRAGSLGNGMQTASQIKALETAEVDELVLGNWKSQGTTSGMSVLDDYEVLFPMVQVGTHLSKWITVKNPSQQPVVMQLILNSGVIIDECRGPDGLLQPPSPTESITPTRYGFSIAESALTEAFVHPYGKASFGPIFFHPSNRCGWRSSALIRNNLSGVEWLSLRGFGGSLSLVLLEGSEPVQSLEFNLNLPNAFNSSPLDISFDVEDTTYSCSQPLSKELYAKNTGDLPVEVRRIEISGTECGLDGFRVHNCKGFALEPGESTKLLISYQTDFSAAMLHRDLELALTTGILVIPMKATLPTYMLNLCKKSVFWMRVKFSVFLLAAVLIFLVFLCIFPQVMGLGSHDYLFKAESSIATLRRAGKSSVHRNQKNMKVSVSHEVDGLLRSVGETDTLMLGSSGADPDVQDVQPEQGVTSQYDKTNMGHKKQTNGLLEIQKERLLPSSLLSKSVAVKSSDFLEASQPGKLTVRIGKEKGRRQRKKKGAGAGVTGLLEVSSSQSGNSTPSSPLSPVGSFTPKRVWSLSPDVDQSIEARNPFTLEAHQRCEKDQVVEPVTKANIFSPKVSARYCNNNCIFPNQEQHTGVRKAASKPVLQPSATFPCAVRPSTSLQCPSHVLASSSAIALHARAPGSNLYSQKKIQAKEKSGCEDKFRYDIWADHFSAIHLNGSTEVSAMTTSATKSDSDSFFVRGPQTLMTKSQPKSVSCSLQEG
- the LOC117918366 gene encoding uncharacterized protein LOC117918366 isoform X1, whose translation is MELETIALRAQQQLAIFYSGRKGKIEGWNLFGWLWGLFCPAQTLHVIVVVLCTLFCIALCGPCPMNGMQKQVEYDACGSYTDNYDPDSQDIFVGDISSDTVLGNPLMHLSLENVCANSHLFCFPSTLPGFLTEEHRLTEAVLEVSRSPDAKLPVGSAVPSKQASNLSWSSDYGMFKLLNGRTVSCSLNYREGVHVMPSLQTRSANQNDLSSCRGPLRNQKSTSSMLNKNSEMKSSSSFDGSSLPQVEISPPLLDWGQKYLYLPSVAFITVENTCNDSILHVYEPFSTDIQFYPCNFSEVFLGPGEVASICFVFLPRWLGVSSAHLILQTSSGGFLVQAKGFAVESPYGIRPLIGLDVFSNGRWSQNLSLYNPFDENLYVQEVTAWISVSVGNASHSTEAICSLENLHGSDEHTILSVEDGLDVTSGHVGTPLMAMKPHRNWEISPHSTDTIIEMDFSYDSRGKIFGALCMQLLRPSQDKADILMFPLEADLDGKATYDDVTGPISVSLESLGPCDASRNLAVAISLRNSASHLLSVVKISEVADEKIFQIKYMEGLILFPGTVTQVAVVIYSYLPVESHDSSTEWPSINMNCRLLILINDSSSPQVEIPCQDIIHICSRHQLDAFNGYRHQSEKAKSGTLRAGSLGNGMQTASQIKALETAEVDELVLGNWKSQGTTSGMSVLDDYEVLFPMVQVGTHLSKWITVKNPSQQPVVMQLILNSGVIIDECRGPDGLLQPPSPTESITPTRYGFSIAESALTEAFVHPYGKASFGPIFFHPSNRCGWRSSALIRNNLSGVEWLSLRGFGGSLSLVLLEGSEPVQSLEFNLNLPNAFNSSPLDISFDVEDTTYSCSQPLSKELYAKNTGDLPVEVRRIEISGTECGLDGFRVHNCKGFALEPGESTKLLISYQTDFSAAMLHRDLELALTTGILVIPMKATLPTYMLNLCKKSVFWMRVKFSVFLLAAVLIFLVFLCIFPQVMGLGSHDYLFKAESSIATLRRAGKSSVHRNQKNMKVSVSHEVDGLLRSVGETDTLMLGSSGADPDVQDVQPEQGVTSQYDKTNMGHKKQTNGLLEIQKERLLPSSLLSKSVAVKSSDFLEASQPGKLTVRIGKEKGRRQRKKKGAGAGVTGLLEVSSSQSGNSTPSSPLSPVGSFTPKRVWSLSPDVDQSIEARNPFTLEAHQRCEKDQVVEPVTKANIFSPKVSARYCNNNCIFPNQEQHTGVRKAASKPVLQPSATFPCAVRPSTSLQCPSHVLASSSAIALHARAPGSNLYSQKKIQAKEKSGCEDKFRYDIWADHFSAIHLNGSTEVSAMTTSATKSDSDSFFVRGPQTLMTKSQPKSVSCSLQEG